Within Amycolatopsis sp. cg5, the genomic segment GTCGCGGCTCACCAGTTCCTCTTCGGGCTCCGCGGCCGCGCCGTGGTCGTGCGCGGCGGGCGGCGCGGGGTCGTGCGTGTGGGAATGCGCGGCGGCACCGGCTTCTTCGATGCCGATGGCGGCGTTGATCGACGGCTCGCCGAAGAAGTACGCGAACAAGGTCGCGAGCACACCGGCGATCAGGCCCGCGAGCATGCCGCGGACCAGGAGGGTCCTCATCATTTTCGGTTGGTCCCCGCCCGCGCTCAGTGGCAGGGGAAGGCCAGCAGGTGCCGGCCGTCGTGAGCGAACTCGTGGATGTACATGTTGTCGAACAGCGCGAACGCGCCCTGTTCGGCGCCGACGAAGTACACCGCGATCAGGCCGAGCAGCACGGTGAACAGCGCCCACGGCAGTATCTCGCGGACCGGGATCCTGATCGGCACCGCGGGGAACGCGGGAGCTACGGCTTGGGTCGTCATGGGGGAAGGCCTCCTCGGGCTTGCGCGGCCACTTCGGGAACATGCGACGGGCCCGGGTCTGACTCGCCCGCGTGCTTTCACGGGCTCACAGTGGCGCGTCCGTGCGGGTTCTCACCGCTTCCGGAGTCCGTCGCCTAGCGTGGATGAGGGTAGGTGTGGCGGCCTGGGCCGGTCAATGTGAGGTACGCATAAAGCTCGGCACGATCAGTTGCAAGGTGGTTACGGCACGTTCCGACGAAAAGCCGAAGTGGGCTGTTCGGGTATTCCTGTTCCACCAGCAGACTGAGTGAAGCTGACGGAGAAAGCGATTGACCGTGCATAATCTTGCACATGACGCGATCGTTCATGGCTGACGAGATCGCAAGCCAGCCCGCGTGCTGGCGCCAGGCCGCCAAGCTGATCCACTCAGCGGGAGACCGGTTGCCCGCCAAGGGCGCCAGCGTCGCGGTCGTCGGCTGCGGGACCTCCCGCTACATCGGCGAGTGCTACGCCGCGCTGCGCGAAGCCGCCGGGCTCGGGCACACGGACGCGTTCGCCGCGTCGGAG encodes:
- a CDS encoding CbtB domain-containing protein: MTTQAVAPAFPAVPIRIPVREILPWALFTVLLGLIAVYFVGAEQGAFALFDNMYIHEFAHDGRHLLAFPCH